A region of Nostoc sp. 'Peltigera membranacea cyanobiont' N6 DNA encodes the following proteins:
- a CDS encoding glutathione S-transferase family protein, translating to MLELYQWELSQYSEKVRLILDFKGLNYRKIEVTPGIGQVELFRLTGQKQVPVLKDRNKYIADSTEIAKYLDLEYPDRPIIPQDPKKRGLTLLIEEWADESIGIKGRKALFAAVSQDQNFRKSLLPTSTPDIFKSLVGGVPTDLLTVLGFGVGYSPDAIQSAIASLKQDLEALTLLLADSPYLTGDEPTLADLSVAGLSILLKFPPGPYLDLPASIRGKGLPIFSENIDYEPFFTWRDRIYAQFRKPLISSTSAAGGAPTSIQID from the coding sequence ATGCTGGAATTATACCAATGGGAACTATCTCAATACTCAGAGAAAGTGCGCCTAATTCTAGATTTTAAAGGACTAAATTACCGCAAAATAGAGGTTACGCCTGGAATCGGACAAGTAGAACTGTTCCGGCTGACTGGTCAGAAACAAGTGCCAGTGTTAAAGGATCGGAATAAATATATTGCGGATTCTACGGAGATAGCTAAGTATTTAGACTTAGAGTATCCCGATCGCCCGATAATACCCCAAGATCCCAAAAAACGGGGTTTAACTTTATTGATTGAAGAATGGGCGGATGAATCTATAGGCATCAAAGGTCGAAAGGCACTATTTGCAGCCGTAAGTCAAGATCAAAATTTCCGCAAGTCTTTATTACCGACCTCAACACCAGATATATTTAAAAGTCTAGTTGGAGGAGTACCCACTGACTTACTGACAGTGTTAGGTTTTGGGGTAGGTTATAGTCCAGATGCGATCCAATCAGCGATCGCATCTTTAAAACAAGACTTGGAAGCGTTAACGTTATTATTGGCAGATAGTCCTTATCTAACTGGAGATGAGCCGACTTTAGCTGACTTGTCAGTAGCGGGCTTATCGATATTGCTCAAGTTCCCCCCTGGCCCCTATCTGGATTTACCAGCTTCTATTAGAGGAAAAGGATTGCCAATCTTTTCAGAGAATATAGATTATGAACCATTCTTTACCTGGCGCGATCGCATTTACGCTCAATTCCGTAAACCATTAATCAGTAGCACCTCAGCCGCAGGAGGTGCGCCAACTTCGATTCAGATTGATTAG
- a CDS encoding polysaccharide deacetylase family protein has translation MEDNKSFFGVQKILMALLVLSTTTMMLIKSSSSEAQSTENINVNNPPAKIGIQQQIEELKAIMLKSWQQQAQTKGLTYAVPPSFQGKTIDAAKLTPEQKVIALTFDDGPWTESTAQVLDILKQNQIKGTFFLIGQNVKNYPSLVKREIAEGHVIGNHTWHHWYQFMNPQAAAYEINHTADLIYQVTGIKTNLFRPPGGIMHNGVADYARNNKYAIIRWSSDSVDYSRPAVPKLINNVFRKAKPGGIVLMHDGGGNRSKTVQALPEIIANFRKQGYSFVTIPELLAMQDKDQRLIAHKK, from the coding sequence GTGGAGGACAATAAGTCATTTTTTGGTGTGCAAAAAATATTGATGGCGTTGCTTGTCTTGAGTACTACTACGATGATGCTTATCAAGTCAAGCTCGTCTGAGGCTCAAAGTACAGAAAATATAAATGTAAACAATCCACCAGCTAAGATTGGAATTCAACAGCAGATTGAAGAACTAAAAGCAATAATGCTTAAAAGTTGGCAGCAACAAGCACAAACAAAGGGTCTTACCTATGCTGTGCCACCAAGCTTTCAAGGAAAAACAATTGATGCTGCAAAACTTACTCCCGAACAGAAAGTAATAGCTCTCACCTTTGATGATGGGCCATGGACTGAGAGTACCGCGCAAGTACTAGATATTCTTAAACAAAATCAAATCAAAGGGACATTTTTCCTCATTGGGCAAAATGTGAAGAATTATCCAAGCTTAGTAAAACGGGAGATTGCTGAAGGTCATGTAATTGGCAATCATACTTGGCATCATTGGTATCAATTCATGAATCCCCAAGCAGCCGCTTATGAAATTAACCACACAGCAGACCTGATTTATCAAGTTACAGGGATTAAAACAAATCTATTTCGACCACCAGGAGGAATTATGCACAATGGGGTGGCTGATTATGCTAGAAATAACAAATATGCCATCATTCGCTGGTCATCAGACTCTGTAGACTACTCGCGTCCTGCTGTACCAAAATTAATTAATAATGTGTTCAGAAAAGCTAAACCAGGTGGGATTGTATTGATGCATGATGGTGGTGGTAATCGCTCTAAAACCGTACAAGCTTTACCAGAAATCATTGCCAACTTTCGGAAACAAGGCTATAGCTTTGTTACTATCCCTGAACTTTTAGCAATGCAAGATAAAGACCAAAGGCTGATTGCACACAAAAAATAA
- the ftsH3 gene encoding ATP-dependent zinc metalloprotease FtsH3, which yields MNKRWRNAGLYALLFIVVIALGTAFFDKQPQSRETWRYSRFIQEVQQGKVEKVSLSADRSTALVTPKYDPNKKIVTLVNDPDLINNLTSKGVDISVLPQTDEGFWFKALSSLFFPVLLLVGLFFLLRRAQSGPGSQAMNFGKSKARVQMEPQTQVTFGDVAGIDQAKLELNEVVDFLKNADRFTAVGAKIPKGVLLVGPPGTGKTLLARAVAGEAGVPFFSISGSEFVEMFVGVGASRVRDLFEQAKTNAPCIVFIDEIDAVGRQRGAGLGGGNDEREQTLNQLLTEMDGFEGNTGIIIIAATNRPDVLDAALLRPGRFDRQVVVDRPDYAGRSEILKVHARGKTLAKDVDLDKIARRTPGFTGADLSNLLNEAAILAARRNLTEISMDEINDAIDRVLAGPEKKDRVMSEKRKTLVAYHEAGHALVGALMPDYDPVQKISIIPRGRAGGLTWFTPSEDRMDTGLYSRAYLENQMAVALGGRIAEELIFGEEEVTTGASNDLQQVARVARQMITRFGMSDRLGPVALGRQQGNMFLGRDIMSERDFSEETAAAIDEEVRKLVDVAYTRAKEVLIGNRHILDQIAQMLVDKETVDAEELQEILSNNDVTTAAFA from the coding sequence GTGAATAAAAGATGGAGAAATGCAGGGCTGTACGCGCTGCTGTTCATTGTCGTCATTGCGCTGGGAACAGCATTTTTTGACAAACAACCCCAAAGCAGAGAGACATGGCGATACAGTCGCTTTATTCAGGAAGTTCAACAAGGCAAAGTAGAAAAAGTCAGTTTGAGTGCAGATCGCTCTACAGCACTGGTTACACCCAAATATGACCCAAATAAAAAGATTGTTACTTTAGTCAACGATCCAGACCTGATCAATAATCTGACTTCAAAAGGCGTTGATATTTCTGTTTTGCCCCAAACCGACGAAGGATTTTGGTTTAAGGCACTAAGCAGCTTATTTTTCCCTGTATTGCTTTTAGTTGGCTTATTCTTCTTGCTCCGTCGCGCTCAAAGTGGCCCAGGTAGCCAAGCGATGAACTTTGGCAAATCCAAAGCCAGAGTGCAAATGGAACCACAAACTCAGGTGACATTTGGCGATGTCGCTGGTATCGATCAAGCCAAGTTGGAATTAAACGAAGTCGTAGACTTCCTGAAAAACGCCGATCGCTTTACCGCCGTTGGTGCAAAAATTCCTAAAGGTGTGCTGTTAGTTGGCCCTCCTGGTACAGGTAAAACCCTCCTAGCTCGTGCTGTAGCTGGTGAAGCAGGTGTACCTTTCTTCTCAATCTCCGGTTCGGAATTTGTCGAAATGTTCGTCGGTGTGGGTGCATCCCGCGTCCGCGATTTATTTGAACAAGCTAAGACCAATGCTCCTTGTATCGTCTTCATCGATGAAATTGACGCAGTAGGTCGTCAACGGGGTGCCGGTTTAGGTGGTGGTAACGATGAGCGGGAACAAACCCTCAACCAGTTGCTCACCGAAATGGATGGCTTTGAAGGTAATACTGGCATCATCATTATTGCCGCTACCAACCGTCCTGATGTCCTAGATGCAGCCCTATTGCGTCCTGGTCGCTTTGACCGTCAAGTTGTGGTAGACCGTCCCGACTATGCCGGACGCAGCGAAATTCTCAAGGTTCACGCCCGTGGCAAAACCTTGGCGAAAGATGTGGATTTGGATAAAATCGCCCGTCGTACCCCTGGATTTACTGGCGCAGATTTATCTAACTTATTGAATGAAGCCGCAATTCTGGCAGCCCGCCGAAATTTAACTGAGATTTCAATGGATGAAATCAACGACGCGATCGATCGCGTATTAGCTGGCCCAGAGAAGAAAGACCGGGTAATGAGCGAAAAGCGCAAAACCTTGGTGGCTTATCACGAAGCTGGTCACGCTTTAGTTGGTGCTTTGATGCCTGACTATGACCCAGTACAAAAGATTAGCATCATCCCTCGCGGTCGCGCAGGTGGCTTAACTTGGTTTACCCCCAGCGAAGACCGGATGGACACTGGTTTATACAGCCGCGCTTATCTGGAAAATCAGATGGCTGTGGCTTTGGGTGGTCGGATTGCTGAAGAATTAATCTTTGGTGAAGAAGAAGTTACCACTGGTGCTTCTAATGACTTGCAGCAAGTAGCACGGGTTGCGCGTCAAATGATCACCAGATTTGGCATGAGCGATCGCTTAGGCCCTGTTGCCCTTGGTCGTCAGCAAGGTAATATGTTCCTCGGACGAGATATCATGTCAGAGCGTGATTTCTCTGAAGAAACCGCCGCCGCCATTGATGAAGAAGTCCGCAAACTTGTGGATGTAGCCTATACACGCGCTAAAGAAGTGTTAATAGGCAACCGTCACATCTTAGATCAAATCGCCCAAATGTTGGTTGATAAAGAAACAGTAGACGCTGAAGAGTTGCAAGAAATTCTATCGAATAACGATGTAACAACTGCTGCTTTTGCCTAA
- the hisIE gene encoding bifunctional phosphoribosyl-AMP cyclohydrolase/phosphoribosyl-ATP diphosphatase HisIE yields MSSNDSRSLHYAIPIKEIRYDERGLVPAIVQDYLDGTVLMMAWMNQESLQKTLETEETWFWSRSRQELWHKGATSGHIQKVQSIRYDCDSDALLIGVEQLGDVACHTGERSCFHQIEGNIVPPPGDTLSQLFQIICDRRDNPTESSYTSKLFAGGDNKILKKIGEETAEVVMAFKDDEADAIAGEVADLLYHTLVALAHHKVDLKSVYRKLQERRR; encoded by the coding sequence ATGTCTTCTAACGATTCGCGATCGCTCCATTACGCCATCCCTATTAAGGAAATTCGCTACGATGAACGGGGTCTAGTGCCTGCAATTGTCCAAGATTATTTGGATGGTACTGTCCTGATGATGGCGTGGATGAATCAGGAGTCGTTACAAAAAACTTTAGAAACTGAAGAAACTTGGTTTTGGAGCCGTTCCCGGCAAGAATTATGGCACAAGGGGGCGACTTCTGGACATATTCAAAAAGTGCAGAGTATCCGTTATGACTGTGATAGTGATGCGTTGCTTATAGGAGTAGAGCAATTAGGAGATGTTGCTTGCCATACTGGAGAGCGTAGTTGCTTTCACCAAATAGAAGGGAATATTGTCCCACCACCAGGGGATACATTGTCGCAATTGTTTCAAATAATATGCGATCGCCGCGATAATCCTACTGAAAGTTCTTATACCTCTAAGTTATTTGCCGGTGGCGATAATAAAATCTTGAAAAAGATCGGTGAGGAAACCGCCGAGGTGGTAATGGCCTTTAAAGATGATGAAGCAGATGCGATCGCAGGTGAAGTGGCTGATTTGCTATATCATACTTTAGTTGCCTTAGCTCACCATAAAGTTGATTTGAAATCTGTGTATCGCAAACTCCAAGAACGTCGCCGATAA
- the hemL gene encoding glutamate-1-semialdehyde 2,1-aminomutase, with the protein MVNTTIKTTKSQEVFAAAQNLMPGGVSSPVRAFKSVGGQPIVFDRVKGAYIWDVDGNQYIDYVGTWGPAICGHAHPEVIAALHEALEKGTSFGAPSTLENVLAEMVIDAVPSIEMVRFVNSGTEACMGVLRLMRAFTNRDKIIKFEGCYHGHADAFLVKAGSGVATLGLPDSPGVPKAATGTTLTAPYNDLESVKALFEENRDEIAGVILEPVVGNAGFIAPDAGFLEGLRELTHEYGALLVFDEVMTGFRIAYGGAQEKFGVTPDLTTLGKVIGGGLPVGAYGGRRDIMSMVAPAGPVYQAGTLSGNPLAMTAGIKTLELLQKPGTYDYLERITKKLADGLLQIAKETGHAACGGQISAMFGLFFTSGPVHNYEDAKKSDTAKFGRFHRGMLERGVYLAPSQFEAGFTSFAHTEEDIEQTLAVARDVMSSL; encoded by the coding sequence TTGGTAAACACCACAATTAAAACAACAAAATCACAAGAAGTCTTCGCTGCTGCTCAAAACCTCATGCCCGGAGGAGTCAGTTCTCCAGTTCGTGCCTTTAAATCTGTGGGCGGACAACCCATCGTTTTCGATCGTGTTAAAGGTGCATATATTTGGGATGTAGATGGCAACCAATATATAGACTATGTAGGCACTTGGGGCCCAGCTATTTGCGGTCATGCTCATCCAGAAGTAATTGCAGCCTTGCATGAAGCCTTAGAAAAAGGCACTAGTTTCGGCGCTCCCTCAACCCTAGAAAATGTTTTGGCAGAAATGGTCATTGATGCCGTTCCTAGTATCGAAATGGTCAGATTTGTCAACTCTGGAACTGAAGCCTGTATGGGAGTTTTGCGGCTAATGCGGGCTTTCACCAACCGAGACAAAATCATCAAGTTTGAAGGCTGTTACCACGGACACGCCGATGCATTTCTAGTGAAGGCAGGTTCTGGTGTTGCCACACTTGGCTTACCAGACTCACCAGGAGTTCCGAAAGCGGCAACTGGCACTACTCTAACCGCACCTTACAATGACCTAGAATCCGTCAAAGCGTTGTTTGAAGAAAACCGCGATGAGATTGCTGGCGTTATTCTTGAGCCAGTTGTTGGTAATGCTGGATTTATTGCCCCTGACGCAGGTTTCCTAGAAGGATTACGGGAACTAACTCACGAGTATGGAGCCTTATTAGTATTTGACGAAGTGATGACAGGCTTCCGCATTGCTTACGGTGGCGCTCAAGAAAAATTTGGGGTTACTCCCGATTTAACAACCTTGGGTAAGGTGATTGGTGGTGGTTTGCCAGTAGGAGCTTATGGCGGTCGGCGAGATATTATGTCAATGGTTGCCCCTGCTGGCCCCGTATATCAAGCTGGGACTCTTTCTGGTAATCCTTTGGCAATGACTGCTGGGATTAAGACTTTAGAATTGCTGCAAAAGCCAGGTACTTACGATTATCTTGAGCGGATAACTAAAAAGCTAGCAGATGGTTTGCTGCAAATTGCTAAAGAAACAGGTCATGCGGCTTGCGGCGGTCAAATCAGCGCCATGTTTGGCTTATTCTTTACCTCTGGCCCAGTTCATAACTACGAAGATGCGAAAAAGTCTGATACAGCAAAATTCGGGCGCTTCCATCGGGGTATGCTAGAGCGTGGTGTTTACCTAGCACCCTCTCAATTTGAAGCTGGGTTCACGTCTTTTGCTCACACTGAAGAAGACATTGAGCAAACTTTAGCAGTTGCACGGGATGTAATGTCTAGTCTGTAA
- a CDS encoding helicase HerA domain-containing protein, producing the protein MNSGQPLGSVIQGSLTEGLEVRLHPDISVEDMRVGKFLVVQGMRSRFFCMLTDVALGAANARIIANPPSWEDTFLRDVLAGSGTYGTINLAPMLMFTPESEESFSPTNGKSANPFIPSVTGLASFVPQTSTTMELLPVKTIPSHFSQVYDASVDDFRRVFGWEDDPQRRNFSIGKPLDMDVPVCIDLNRFVERSNGVFGKSGTGKSFLTRLLLAGVIRKSAAVNLIFDMHSEYGWEAVAEGKNVSTVKGLKQLFPSKVEVYTLDPESTKRRGVRDAQELYLSYEQIEVEDIKLCSRDLGLSDAALDNANILYSEFGKSWIVQLLNMTNDEIEMFCDEKRGHKGSIMALQRKLLRMDSLKYMRAVCPQNYISKIVQCLESGKNVVIEFGSQSNMLSYMLVTNMITRRIHEHYVKKADKFLQSKNPCDRPTPLMITIEEAHRFLDPGVVQSTIFGTIARELRKYFVTLLVVDQRPSGIDNEVMSQIGTRITALLNDEKDIDAIFTGVSGGSGLRSVLAKLDSKQQALILGHAVPMPVVVRTRPYDATFYEEIGEPAWEEKPDAEVFAAAELAKADLGF; encoded by the coding sequence ATGAATTCGGGACAGCCATTAGGTTCGGTCATTCAAGGTTCTCTAACTGAAGGTTTAGAAGTACGATTGCATCCTGACATTTCTGTGGAAGATATGCGGGTTGGTAAGTTTCTTGTTGTGCAAGGGATGCGATCGCGCTTTTTTTGTATGCTGACAGATGTAGCATTAGGAGCAGCTAATGCCCGAATTATTGCTAATCCCCCCAGTTGGGAAGACACTTTTTTACGAGATGTTTTAGCCGGAAGTGGTACTTATGGTACTATCAACCTCGCGCCGATGTTGATGTTCACTCCCGAATCGGAAGAATCTTTCTCGCCAACAAATGGCAAATCGGCAAATCCCTTTATCCCATCAGTGACGGGTTTGGCTTCATTTGTGCCACAAACTAGCACAACGATGGAATTGTTACCTGTTAAAACTATTCCTAGTCACTTTAGTCAAGTTTACGATGCCAGTGTTGACGATTTTCGCCGCGTATTTGGTTGGGAAGATGACCCCCAAAGGCGCAATTTTTCCATCGGGAAACCTTTGGATATGGATGTGCCCGTTTGTATCGATTTAAACCGCTTCGTGGAACGGAGTAATGGGGTTTTTGGGAAATCTGGTACTGGTAAATCCTTTCTCACGCGGTTACTTTTAGCTGGCGTTATCCGTAAAAGTGCGGCTGTAAATTTGATTTTTGATATGCACTCTGAGTATGGTTGGGAAGCTGTCGCAGAAGGGAAGAACGTCAGTACTGTTAAGGGTTTAAAACAATTATTTCCTAGTAAAGTTGAGGTCTACACTCTCGACCCGGAATCGACAAAGCGCCGGGGTGTGCGTGATGCTCAAGAACTTTATTTGAGTTACGAGCAAATTGAAGTTGAAGATATTAAGTTATGTAGCCGAGATTTAGGACTCTCTGACGCAGCCCTAGATAACGCCAATATTCTATATAGTGAGTTTGGCAAATCTTGGATTGTCCAACTGCTGAACATGACTAATGATGAAATCGAGATGTTTTGCGACGAGAAGCGCGGACACAAAGGCTCGATTATGGCATTGCAGCGCAAACTCTTGCGGATGGACAGCTTGAAGTATATGCGAGCGGTTTGTCCCCAGAATTATATTAGTAAAATTGTGCAATGTCTGGAATCTGGGAAAAATGTTGTGATAGAATTTGGTTCCCAGTCTAATATGCTCTCTTATATGTTGGTGACGAACATGATCACCCGCCGGATTCATGAGCATTACGTCAAAAAAGCAGATAAATTTCTGCAAAGCAAAAATCCTTGCGATCGCCCCACGCCGTTGATGATTACCATTGAAGAGGCGCATCGTTTTCTAGATCCAGGAGTGGTACAAAGTACTATCTTTGGGACTATTGCCCGCGAACTGCGAAAGTATTTTGTCACTCTTTTGGTAGTCGATCAACGTCCATCGGGTATTGATAATGAGGTTATGTCCCAGATTGGGACTCGCATTACCGCTTTGCTGAATGACGAAAAAGACATTGACGCGATTTTTACGGGTGTATCTGGTGGTAGCGGACTGCGATCGGTATTGGCAAAGTTAGACTCTAAGCAACAAGCTTTAATTTTGGGTCATGCCGTTCCCATGCCGGTGGTGGTACGTACTCGTCCTTACGACGCAACTTTTTACGAAGAAATTGGTGAGCCAGCCTGGGAAGAAAAACCTGACGCGGAAGTATTCGCTGCGGCTGAACTCGCCAAAGCTGATTTGGGATTCTAG
- a CDS encoding ChaB family protein: MLYKSNKDLPLDIQTRLSEAYQDLYRAAFNSAIHWYGEASKAHKVALSAVKMQSAMERNALVSS, from the coding sequence ATGTTATACAAGTCCAACAAAGACTTGCCTCTAGATATTCAAACTCGATTATCTGAAGCATACCAGGATCTTTACCGAGCGGCTTTTAACTCGGCCATCCATTGGTATGGTGAGGCATCAAAAGCTCATAAAGTCGCGTTGAGTGCTGTAAAAATGCAGTCTGCTATGGAGCGGAATGCACTTGTTTCGAGCTAG
- a CDS encoding fasciclin domain-containing protein codes for MKTNYSKLLIALAGIAGFSSFSLVITLPSEAKEALNPKPSIFNEAPYNKGQRLQVNAQYTPTEAASEIEKGNTKRKQVAQKSGGTNPRPSIFNEPPYNRGGNATPTEPTPTTPGTIPETQPSEKPTITPPGPGASDNQGKNLLALTESNASFKTLTKALKAAGLTGALQGKDNLTIFAPTDAAFAKLPADALQELLKPANKEVLLKILTYHVVAGKVLSTDLKSGEVKSLEGGTINVKVDPATGVTVNDAKVTQADITGTNGVIHAIDQVILPPDL; via the coding sequence ATGAAGACAAATTACAGCAAATTGCTGATCGCATTAGCAGGCATAGCAGGATTTAGTAGTTTCAGCCTCGTTATTACTTTACCATCTGAAGCTAAAGAGGCACTAAATCCTAAACCCAGTATTTTCAACGAAGCGCCCTATAACAAGGGTCAACGCCTTCAAGTAAACGCTCAATACACACCTACTGAGGCTGCTTCCGAAATAGAAAAGGGCAATACCAAGCGCAAACAAGTAGCACAGAAAAGTGGCGGAACAAATCCCAGACCAAGTATTTTCAACGAGCCTCCTTATAATCGTGGTGGTAATGCTACACCTACTGAACCAACACCCACCACACCAGGTACTATCCCGGAAACTCAACCCAGTGAGAAACCTACTATAACTCCACCAGGACCAGGGGCAAGCGACAATCAAGGCAAAAACTTGTTAGCCTTGACAGAATCAAACGCTTCCTTTAAAACCTTAACCAAGGCTTTGAAAGCAGCAGGATTGACTGGGGCTTTGCAAGGAAAAGATAACTTAACTATTTTTGCACCCACTGATGCAGCTTTTGCTAAGTTGCCAGCAGATGCTTTGCAAGAATTGTTAAAACCAGCCAACAAAGAAGTATTGCTCAAAATCCTAACTTACCATGTAGTAGCTGGTAAGGTATTGTCAACTGATTTAAAATCTGGTGAAGTTAAAAGCCTTGAAGGTGGCACTATCAACGTTAAAGTTGATCCTGCTACTGGTGTGACTGTCAATGATGCTAAAGTTACACAAGCAGATATCACAGGCACTAACGGTGTAATCCACGCAATTGACCAGGTAATTTTGCCTCCTGATTTGTAG